The following coding sequences lie in one Sulfurimonas hongkongensis genomic window:
- a CDS encoding DUF438 domain-containing protein, whose amino-acid sequence MNQFTNLPEGHPVRVYLEENQLIRGLMASINSIDIDKNPDEFKEKFKRLCLVEKHFARKENQLFPYLEQYGWTSPSQNMWAFHDDIRAIVKQARNLVESDEKESLMMVLQNLFRNLEHIMQVEEGRLLPRALEMLQVDDWKEMRDGDEEIGWMFDEAPTAYPAHVKDEYIHPSQDTKKRKLPFSLDGRIDLEQGHMLPEQINWLLKFMPVDITYVDENDVVIFYNRGEDRVFPRSAGIIGREVKFCHPPKSVDQVLMILREFKAGRRDEAEFWITFKGKFIHIRYFAIRDDEGNYKGVIEVSQDVTHIRELEGQQRLLDWE is encoded by the coding sequence ATGAATCAATTTACAAACCTCCCAGAGGGACATCCAGTTAGAGTTTATTTAGAAGAAAATCAACTCATTCGTGGTCTGATGGCAAGTATCAATAGCATAGATATAGATAAAAACCCAGATGAGTTTAAAGAGAAGTTTAAAAGACTTTGTTTAGTTGAAAAACACTTTGCAAGAAAAGAGAATCAACTCTTCCCGTATTTAGAACAGTATGGATGGACATCTCCATCTCAAAATATGTGGGCTTTTCATGATGATATTAGAGCCATCGTAAAGCAGGCTAGAAATCTCGTAGAGAGTGATGAAAAAGAGTCACTTATGATGGTTTTACAAAATCTTTTTCGCAATCTAGAACATATTATGCAAGTTGAAGAGGGTAGACTTCTCCCACGTGCATTAGAGATGCTACAAGTTGATGATTGGAAAGAGATGAGAGATGGAGATGAAGAGATAGGTTGGATGTTTGATGAAGCTCCAACTGCATATCCAGCACATGTAAAAGATGAATATATTCATCCATCACAAGATACTAAAAAGAGAAAACTCCCTTTTTCACTTGATGGTAGAATAGATTTAGAACAGGGTCATATGTTACCAGAGCAGATAAATTGGCTCTTAAAATTTATGCCTGTTGATATTACTTATGTTGATGAGAATGATGTTGTTATTTTTTATAATCGCGGAGAAGATAGAGTTTTTCCAAGAAGTGCGGGAATTATTGGTCGTGAAGTAAAGTTTTGTCACCCTCCAAAGTCAGTTGATCAAGTTTTGATGATACTAAGAGAGTTTAAAGCTGGACGAAGAGATGAAGCTGAGTTTTGGATAACATTTAAAGGCAAGTTTATACACATTCGTTACTTTGCTATTCGTGATGATGAGGGTAACTACAAAGGTGTTATAGAAGTTAGTCAAGATGTTACTCACATCAGAGAGCTTGAGGGTCAACAAAGACTACTTGATTGGGAATAA
- a CDS encoding pyrimidine/purine nucleoside phosphorylase: MSKFTNATITKEANIYYDGSVTSRSVELEDGSQISLGVMLPGEYTFNTNKAEIMEILSGNLEVKLPDEEWKTLSTPESFNVAANSSFDVRVKTVTDYCCRYID; the protein is encoded by the coding sequence ATGAGCAAATTTACAAACGCAACAATTACAAAAGAGGCAAATATTTATTATGACGGAAGTGTAACTAGTCGTAGTGTTGAGTTAGAAGATGGCTCACAGATATCACTAGGCGTTATGCTACCGGGTGAATACACTTTTAATACAAACAAAGCTGAAATAATGGAGATACTAAGTGGTAATTTAGAAGTTAAGTTACCAGATGAAGAGTGGAAAACTCTAAGTACACCAGAATCTTTTAATGTAGCAGCAAACTCATCTTTTGATGTTAGAGTTAAAACAGTTACAGACTATTGTTGTAGATATATTGATTAG
- a CDS encoding citrate synthase, which yields MSNNTVTLIDNRDGKSYELPILEATVGPSVVDISTFYKETGMFTFDRGYTSTASCRSKITYIDGDKGKLMYRGYDISYLATKKTFLDTAYLLLNKELPTKEELDSFKEEMAKRSFIHEGMKKLFDSFVDQAHPMAILSAGVSALSTFYFDHLDIDSPEEYMEMANRIIAKIPTIAAFSYRYSNGLPIIYPDLQKGFTENFLYMMRAYPHKHVDLTAIEIKALDTIFTLHADHEQNASTTAVRNLGSTHAHPYAAISAGIGALWGRAHGGANESVIRQLEMIGTVDRVDEFIARAKDKDDPFRLMGFGHRVYKNFDPRAKILKKIRDELIEELGIDSELVAVANKIENIALNDEYFISRNLYPNIDFYSGLILQALKIPKDMFAVIFVIGRTPGWISQWIELKEQETIKIARPRQLYLGPDDRTPIH from the coding sequence ATGAGTAACAATACAGTAACACTGATAGACAACAGAGATGGGAAGTCATATGAGCTTCCTATCTTAGAAGCAACAGTTGGTCCTTCTGTTGTCGATATTTCAACCTTTTATAAAGAGACGGGAATGTTTACCTTTGATAGAGGTTATACATCTACTGCATCTTGTCGCTCTAAGATAACTTACATAGATGGAGATAAGGGTAAGTTGATGTATAGAGGATATGATATCTCATATCTTGCAACTAAAAAAACATTCCTTGATACTGCATATTTGCTTTTAAACAAAGAACTTCCGACTAAAGAAGAACTTGATAGTTTTAAAGAAGAGATGGCAAAACGCTCGTTTATTCATGAGGGAATGAAAAAGCTCTTTGACTCATTTGTAGATCAAGCTCATCCTATGGCCATTTTATCTGCTGGCGTCTCAGCACTCTCTACTTTTTACTTTGATCACTTAGATATAGACTCGCCAGAAGAGTATATGGAGATGGCAAACAGGATTATCGCCAAAATCCCTACTATAGCTGCTTTTTCATATAGATACTCAAATGGTCTTCCTATCATCTATCCAGATCTACAAAAAGGTTTTACAGAAAATTTTCTCTATATGATGAGAGCTTATCCTCACAAACATGTAGATCTAACTGCTATTGAGATAAAAGCACTAGATACTATCTTTACTCTTCATGCTGACCATGAGCAAAATGCGTCTACAACTGCTGTGCGTAATCTCGGCTCAACTCATGCACATCCATATGCAGCTATTAGTGCTGGCATAGGTGCTTTATGGGGTCGTGCTCATGGTGGAGCAAATGAGTCAGTTATTCGTCAGTTAGAGATGATTGGTACAGTTGATAGAGTTGATGAGTTTATAGCTCGTGCAAAAGATAAAGATGATCCTTTTAGGCTGATGGGATTTGGACATCGTGTATATAAAAACTTTGATCCTCGTGCAAAGATTCTCAAAAAAATCAGAGATGAACTTATAGAAGAGTTAGGGATAGATAGTGAACTTGTGGCTGTGGCTAACAAGATAGAAAATATCGCTTTAAATGATGAGTACTTTATTAGTAGAAATTTATATCCAAACATAGACTTCTACTCAGGTCTTATACTCCAAGCTCTAAAAATTCCAAAAGATATGTTTGCTGTTATTTTTGTAATAGGAAGAACGCCAGGTTGGATATCTCAGTGGATAGAGCTAAAAGAACAAGAGACCATAAAAATAGCCCGCCCACGCCAACTCTACTTAGGACCAGATGATAGAACTCCTATACACTAA
- a CDS encoding Do family serine endopeptidase, which translates to MKKILLICLVSLSLLNAKDGVNFKYADENTQRKNPTSQNFILSYNNVLKGIRTSVVNISTKKTITAQRGYQNPFFFERPRIPQGTSGSGVIISKDGYIVTNNHVVDGADEIKVSLVDKKKSYKAKLIGSDAKSDIAIIKIDADGLNAVTFYNSDNVRVGDVVFALGNPFGVGETITQGIVSATGRNGIGIVEYEDFIQTDASINPGNSGGALVNSAGHLIGINSAIISRSGGNDGIGLAIPSNMVTSIASQLIDSGKYTRAYLGVGIADINEDMSSFYDNEYGALIISVEEDSPAHKAGLKRGDLIISIDGKKIQNASMLKNIVGSYQPSKVVNMKFLRDKKIDIVNVELGSLNKKLSNANINYKGLNVVELPKEAQRVLQNNTYISGGVLVESVDANSEAFSIGIAKGDIIIQIEQMEIKDIADFKSATKSQEKKRFYIFRRGNVFATVL; encoded by the coding sequence ATGAAAAAGATACTTCTAATATGTTTAGTCTCTCTATCTTTACTAAATGCTAAAGATGGGGTGAACTTCAAATATGCTGATGAAAACACTCAGCGAAAAAATCCCACAAGCCAAAATTTTATCCTCTCTTATAACAATGTTTTAAAAGGTATTAGAACAAGTGTTGTAAATATATCTACTAAAAAGACTATAACTGCTCAAAGAGGATATCAAAATCCATTCTTTTTTGAACGACCAAGGATTCCACAAGGAACATCAGGAAGTGGTGTTATCATCTCAAAGGATGGTTATATTGTTACTAACAACCATGTAGTTGATGGTGCTGATGAGATAAAAGTGAGTCTAGTTGATAAGAAAAAAAGTTATAAAGCAAAACTAATTGGCAGTGATGCAAAGAGTGATATAGCCATTATAAAGATAGATGCAGATGGCTTAAATGCAGTTACTTTTTATAACTCTGATAATGTTAGGGTTGGAGATGTAGTCTTTGCTCTTGGAAATCCTTTTGGAGTTGGTGAGACTATAACGCAAGGAATAGTCTCAGCTACTGGAAGAAATGGCATCGGAATAGTTGAGTATGAAGACTTTATACAGACTGATGCCTCTATAAATCCTGGTAACTCTGGCGGTGCACTTGTAAACTCTGCTGGACATCTCATAGGCATCAACTCTGCTATCATCTCAAGAAGTGGCGGTAATGATGGCATAGGACTAGCAATACCATCAAATATGGTTACCTCAATAGCCTCACAACTCATTGACAGTGGTAAATACACACGAGCATATCTAGGTGTTGGCATTGCTGATATTAATGAAGATATGAGTAGTTTTTATGACAATGAGTATGGAGCCCTAATCATCAGCGTTGAAGAAGATTCTCCCGCACATAAGGCTGGACTAAAAAGAGGAGACCTTATCATCTCAATAGATGGTAAAAAGATACAAAATGCTAGTATGTTAAAAAATATAGTAGGTTCATATCAACCATCAAAAGTTGTAAATATGAAGTTTCTACGAGACAAAAAGATAGATATAGTAAATGTAGAGCTAGGCTCACTAAACAAAAAATTATCTAATGCAAATATAAACTATAAAGGTCTAAATGTAGTAGAACTTCCAAAAGAGGCACAAAGAGTTTTACAAAACAACACTTATATCTCAGGTGGAGTTTTAGTTGAAAGTGTAGATGCAAACAGTGAAGCTTTTAGTATTGGTATAGCAAAAGGTGATATTATAATTCAAATAGAGCAAATGGAGATAAAAGATATAGCTGACTTTAAATCTGCTACTAAAAGTCAAGAGAAGAAAAGATTTTATATCTTTAGAAGAGGAAATGTTTTTGCAACTGTTTTATAA
- the fliW gene encoding flagellar assembly protein FliW, with the protein MQKYKVKGSILGFEETMNVEIVQIDNLFSTIRDIDNKNISFTVVNPYELREYSFDIKSDIKILLDIKEDSSLSAYNIVVIQKPLENSTVNFLAPIVINNDNMTIAQAVLDPKKHPDFGMAESIKTFM; encoded by the coding sequence ATGCAAAAGTATAAAGTAAAGGGTAGTATATTAGGTTTTGAAGAGACAATGAATGTAGAAATAGTTCAGATTGATAACCTATTTTCAACGATAAGGGATATAGATAATAAAAATATCTCTTTTACTGTGGTAAACCCTTATGAATTAAGAGAGTACTCTTTTGATATAAAATCAGATATAAAAATTCTCTTAGATATAAAAGAGGATTCTAGTCTTAGTGCTTACAACATTGTAGTTATTCAAAAACCTCTTGAAAACTCTACTGTAAACTTTCTAGCACCTATAGTTATAAACAACGATAATATGACTATAGCCCAAGCAGTCCTTGACCCAAAAAAACATCCAGATTTTGGAATGGCTGAGAGCATAAAAACTTTTATGTAA
- a CDS encoding ribonucleoside-diphosphate reductase subunit alpha produces the protein MITVIKRNGRTEPLDITKIQKYTSAAIEGLENVSQSELEVDAQIQFRDGITSKEIQQTLIKTAVDKIDIDAPNWTFVASRLFMFNLYHQVNGFTGYDTLEKYFKRGEKEGRLLQGLAQMYDLEKLNKHIKPERDMLFNYLGVKTLYDRYLIKDRNSNPIELPQHMFMAIAMFLAQREEDKHEWAIKFYDMVSQFQVMLATPTLSNARTTRHQLSSCYIGSTPDNIEGIFDSYAEMAMLSKFGGGIGWDWTGIRSMGSYIDGHKNAAGGTVPFLKITNDIAIAVDQLGTRKGAIAVYMEPWHIDINDFLDLKKNSGEERRRAHDLFPSMWLNDLFLRRVQEDGIWTLFDPYDVRELATLYGDEFDKRYMELEEDESIIKEKIKAKNLWKKILTSYFETGSPFLCFKDNANRANPNNHVGVIRSSNLCTEIFQNTKPNHYKIKLIFENGDFVSYEEDEIVTVDSGARKPAKKITALDSLGGLPVYVVEKEKINGDTAVCNLASVNLSRVNTKEDIDRVVPIAIRCLDNVIDLNFYPIEKVKRTNMKSRSIGLGVMGEAQMLAEQGISWGTQEHFDKIDEVMEAISYNAISASSNLALEKGSYADFEGSQWSRGIMPMDHANAEVRNLVDRGGLFASTYEWDELRERVKKQGMRNGYLMAIAPTSSISILTGTTQAIEPVFKRKWFEENLSGLIPVVVPNLSPETWAYYTPAYDLNQTALIKAAAIRQKWLDQGQSLNIFITLDKASGRYLNEIYMLAWKLGLKSTYYLRSQSPEVSNDVEDRSMECVGCQ, from the coding sequence ATGATTACAGTTATAAAAAGAAATGGCAGAACAGAGCCTCTTGACATTACAAAGATACAAAAATATACTTCAGCAGCTATTGAAGGACTTGAAAATGTATCTCAGAGTGAACTAGAAGTTGATGCTCAAATACAGTTTCGTGATGGTATTACTTCTAAAGAGATTCAACAAACTCTTATAAAAACCGCAGTTGATAAGATAGATATAGATGCACCAAACTGGACCTTTGTTGCATCTAGACTCTTTATGTTTAACCTCTACCATCAAGTAAATGGTTTTACAGGCTATGATACGCTTGAGAAGTACTTCAAAAGAGGCGAAAAAGAGGGCAGACTTCTTCAAGGTTTAGCCCAGATGTATGACCTTGAAAAATTAAATAAACACATAAAACCAGAGAGAGACATGCTCTTTAACTATCTTGGTGTAAAGACCCTTTATGATAGATATCTTATAAAAGATAGAAATTCAAATCCCATAGAACTTCCTCAGCATATGTTTATGGCTATAGCAATGTTTCTAGCTCAAAGAGAAGAGGATAAGCATGAGTGGGCTATTAAGTTCTACGATATGGTATCTCAGTTTCAAGTTATGCTTGCAACTCCAACTCTCTCAAATGCAAGAACAACTAGGCATCAACTCTCATCTTGCTATATTGGTTCTACTCCTGATAATATTGAGGGAATCTTTGACTCTTATGCTGAGATGGCAATGCTCTCTAAGTTTGGTGGAGGCATCGGTTGGGATTGGACTGGTATTCGTTCTATGGGTTCATACATAGATGGACATAAAAATGCAGCTGGTGGAACTGTTCCGTTTTTAAAGATAACAAACGATATCGCTATTGCGGTAGATCAGTTAGGAACTAGAAAGGGTGCTATTGCAGTTTATATGGAACCTTGGCATATAGATATAAATGACTTTTTAGATTTAAAGAAAAACTCTGGAGAAGAGCGTCGCCGCGCACATGACCTTTTTCCATCTATGTGGTTAAATGATCTCTTTTTAAGAAGGGTTCAAGAAGATGGCATCTGGACACTTTTTGACCCTTACGACGTGAGAGAGCTGGCAACACTTTATGGAGATGAGTTTGACAAACGTTATATGGAACTTGAAGAAGATGAGAGCATTATAAAAGAGAAGATAAAGGCTAAAAATCTTTGGAAAAAGATACTAACATCTTACTTTGAAACTGGTTCACCTTTTTTATGTTTTAAAGATAATGCAAATAGAGCTAACCCTAACAACCATGTTGGTGTTATAAGAAGTTCAAACCTTTGCACAGAGATATTTCAAAACACCAAACCAAACCACTATAAGATAAAGCTTATCTTTGAAAATGGAGACTTTGTTTCTTATGAAGAAGATGAAATAGTAACTGTTGATAGTGGCGCTCGTAAGCCTGCTAAGAAGATAACTGCACTTGATTCACTTGGCGGACTGCCAGTTTATGTAGTTGAAAAAGAGAAAATAAACGGCGATACTGCTGTTTGTAACTTAGCATCTGTTAATCTCTCTCGCGTAAACACTAAAGAGGATATAGATAGAGTTGTGCCTATTGCTATTCGTTGTTTGGATAATGTTATAGACCTTAACTTCTATCCTATAGAAAAAGTAAAACGAACTAACATGAAGAGTCGTTCTATTGGTTTAGGTGTTATGGGTGAGGCTCAAATGTTAGCTGAACAAGGTATATCATGGGGAACGCAAGAACACTTTGACAAGATAGATGAAGTTATGGAAGCTATTAGTTATAATGCTATCTCTGCATCATCTAATTTAGCTTTAGAAAAAGGAAGTTATGCTGACTTTGAGGGTTCACAATGGAGCAGGGGAATTATGCCGATGGATCATGCAAATGCAGAAGTTAGAAACCTAGTTGATCGTGGAGGCTTGTTTGCATCTACTTATGAGTGGGACGAACTAAGAGAGAGAGTTAAAAAGCAAGGTATGAGAAATGGTTATCTGATGGCAATAGCACCAACGAGTTCTATCTCCATCCTTACTGGAACCACTCAAGCCATAGAGCCTGTTTTTAAGAGAAAGTGGTTTGAAGAGAATCTTAGCGGACTTATCCCAGTAGTCGTTCCAAACCTCTCACCAGAGACTTGGGCTTACTATACACCTGCATATGATTTGAACCAAACTGCACTTATAAAAGCAGCAGCCATCAGACAAAAGTGGCTAGACCAAGGTCAGAGTCTAAATATTTTTATAACGCTTGATAAAGCGAGTGGACGATACTTAAATGAGATCTATATGTTAGCTTGGAAGCTGGGTTTAAAATCAACTTACTATCTTCGCTCACAATCTCCTGAGGTATCAAATGATGTTGAAGATAGAAGTATGGAGTGTGTAGGTTGTCAATAA
- the purB gene encoding adenylosuccinate lyase, with product MIDRYSREEMSSKWTYQAKYQAWLDVEKAVVKAWARLGKIPQDDADKIVKNASFDIKRIDEIEAVTRHDLIAFTTSVSETLGDESRWFHYGMTSSDTIDTAVALQMKDSLELIIKDVKMLMESIKKRAQEHKMTLMVGRSHGIHGEPITFGLVLAVWYDEMARHLENLEQTMVVISVGQVSGAMGNFAHAPLELEEYTCQELGLKPAPASNQVIQRDRYARLATTLALMASTIEKFAVQVRHWQRTEVYECEEYFAKGQKGSSAMPHKRNPILTENITGLARMIRAYAMPAMENVALWHERDISHSSTERFWLPDAFITSDFMLHRMNNVIANLTVYPENMMRNLNLTGGLVFSQRVLLELPLQGVSREDAYRIVQRNAMKVWEEIQQGKATTNEKGESLYLNHLLADEELRSSLNEEQIRECFNYDYYTKNVDAIFNRVFN from the coding sequence ATGATAGATAGATACTCACGAGAAGAGATGAGTTCAAAGTGGACTTATCAAGCAAAATATCAAGCATGGCTAGATGTAGAAAAAGCCGTTGTAAAAGCATGGGCTAGGCTTGGAAAGATTCCACAAGATGATGCTGACAAGATTGTAAAAAATGCCAGCTTTGATATTAAGCGCATAGATGAGATAGAAGCTGTAACTCGTCACGACCTTATAGCTTTTACAACAAGTGTATCTGAAACACTTGGGGATGAGTCAAGATGGTTTCACTATGGTATGACATCATCTGATACAATAGATACCGCTGTAGCACTTCAAATGAAAGACTCACTAGAGTTGATCATTAAAGATGTAAAGATGCTTATGGAGTCTATAAAGAAGCGCGCACAAGAGCATAAGATGACTCTTATGGTTGGACGAAGTCATGGGATACATGGCGAGCCTATAACTTTTGGCCTTGTTTTAGCTGTTTGGTATGATGAGATGGCTAGACATCTAGAGAATTTAGAGCAGACTATGGTAGTTATCTCTGTAGGCCAAGTTAGTGGAGCTATGGGTAACTTTGCTCACGCACCTCTAGAGCTTGAAGAGTACACATGCCAAGAGCTAGGACTAAAACCAGCACCAGCATCCAACCAAGTTATTCAAAGAGATAGATACGCAAGACTAGCAACAACTTTAGCCTTAATGGCATCTACGATAGAGAAGTTTGCTGTTCAAGTTCGTCACTGGCAAAGAACAGAAGTTTATGAGTGTGAAGAGTATTTTGCAAAGGGTCAAAAAGGCTCATCTGCTATGCCACATAAGCGTAACCCTATTCTTACAGAAAACATCACAGGACTAGCGAGAATGATACGAGCTTATGCGATGCCTGCGATGGAAAATGTTGCTCTTTGGCATGAGCGTGATATCTCTCACTCTTCAACTGAGAGATTTTGGCTACCAGATGCATTTATCACTTCTGACTTTATGTTACACCGTATGAATAACGTTATAGCAAACCTAACAGTTTACCCTGAAAATATGATGAGAAATCTAAACCTAACTGGTGGACTTGTTTTTTCTCAAAGAGTTCTTTTAGAATTGCCGCTTCAAGGTGTATCTCGTGAAGATGCTTATCGTATTGTTCAAAGAAATGCTATGAAGGTTTGGGAAGAGATACAACAAGGCAAAGCTACTACAAATGAAAAAGGTGAGAGCTTATATCTTAACCACTTACTAGCAGATGAGGAGCTAAGGAGTTCACTTAACGAAGAACAAATCCGTGAATGTTTTAATTATGACTACTACACTAAAAATGTAGATGCGATTTTTAATAGGGTGTTTAATTGA
- a CDS encoding RluA family pseudouridine synthase codes for MPFIIKKMFAPQRQKAFLFLIKELEYTQKEAQRLIAKGRLFVDGKPMTRTAGEVEGEFEFIYFEPITRGLEPTAVYDEFVLFDKPSGVLIHPQNRKTPYSLIDELKYQFGRDANIAHRIDQETSGLVLCARNKESERDIKMMFEQRDMKKKYLALVHGELKDEMCIEAPLLRREDESAIVRMVVKVHQDGKPSKTEIKPLKYFKDKDMTLVECSPHTGRQHQIRVHLFHVKHSIVGDPIYGQSQKDIVRFLDKELSDKERVKLSGATRLLLHANELEFDLYGNTYKIESRVDFAKECLLYVNSQS; via the coding sequence TTGCCATTTATTATAAAAAAAATGTTTGCACCACAGAGGCAAAAAGCATTTTTATTTCTTATAAAAGAGTTAGAATATACACAAAAAGAAGCACAAAGACTCATTGCAAAAGGAAGGCTATTTGTAGATGGTAAGCCAATGACAAGAACGGCTGGAGAAGTTGAGGGAGAGTTTGAGTTTATATACTTTGAACCCATCACAAGAGGGTTAGAACCAACAGCAGTTTATGATGAGTTTGTTCTCTTTGATAAGCCAAGCGGTGTGCTTATTCATCCGCAAAATAGAAAAACTCCCTATTCTCTTATAGATGAACTAAAGTATCAGTTTGGCAGAGATGCAAACATCGCTCATAGAATAGACCAAGAGACAAGTGGACTTGTTTTGTGTGCTAGAAACAAAGAGAGTGAGAGAGATATTAAAATGATGTTTGAACAAAGAGATATGAAAAAGAAGTATCTCGCACTTGTTCATGGCGAGCTAAAAGATGAGATGTGTATCGAAGCTCCACTTTTGAGACGTGAAGATGAGAGTGCTATTGTTAGAATGGTTGTAAAAGTTCATCAAGATGGAAAGCCATCTAAGACAGAGATAAAACCTCTAAAGTATTTTAAAGATAAAGATATGACTCTTGTTGAGTGTTCTCCTCATACTGGAAGACAGCACCAGATAAGAGTGCATTTGTTTCATGTGAAACATTCCATAGTTGGAGATCCTATTTATGGACAGAGCCAAAAAGATATAGTTAGATTTTTGGATAAAGAGTTAAGTGATAAAGAGAGAGTAAAACTAAGCGGAGCTACAAGACTTTTACTTCATGCAAATGAGTTGGAGTTTGATCTATATGGAAATACTTATAAGATTGAAAGTAGAGTTGATTTTGCTAAAGAGTGTCTTTTATATGTGAATAGCCAATCGTAA
- the rlmN gene encoding 23S rRNA (adenine(2503)-C(2))-methyltransferase RlmN, whose product MSKPSLLDFTKKELLTLIKPSFRVNQIFGWLYHQYAESYDDMKNIPKALREELAEKYIVNPLKIINKEVSTDGTIKYLLELQDGKTMEAVWLKMKDAIYTEDGDLAQEARYTICVSTQVGCKVGCSFCLTAKGGFTRDLTTGEIVAQVVALKRDNEHKHNRMINIVYMGMGEPLDNLDNLAKAIEIFKEEDGLCISGKRQTVSTSGLSNKIDKLGEMDLGVHIAISLHAVDDELRTELIPMNKAHNIASIIEAVKRFPIDTRKRVMFEYLVIKDKNDDLTSAKKLVKLLSGIKAKVNLIYFNPYPGTPYERPSKESMVDFADYLIKHGLLCTIRDSKGIDISAACGQLKEKNKL is encoded by the coding sequence ATGAGTAAACCATCACTTCTTGACTTTACAAAAAAAGAGTTACTAACACTTATCAAACCCAGTTTTAGAGTAAATCAAATCTTTGGTTGGCTCTATCATCAATACGCCGAGAGTTATGATGATATGAAAAACATCCCAAAAGCTCTAAGAGAAGAGTTAGCTGAGAAATATATAGTAAACCCCCTAAAGATTATAAACAAAGAAGTTTCAACTGATGGAACTATAAAGTATCTCTTAGAACTCCAAGATGGAAAAACTATGGAAGCTGTCTGGTTAAAGATGAAAGATGCCATCTACACTGAAGATGGTGACCTCGCTCAAGAGGCAAGATACACTATCTGTGTCTCAACACAAGTTGGGTGTAAAGTAGGCTGTTCTTTTTGTCTAACTGCTAAGGGTGGCTTTACTAGAGATTTAACTACAGGCGAAATAGTAGCTCAAGTAGTAGCATTAAAGCGAGATAATGAACATAAACATAACAGAATGATAAACATAGTCTATATGGGAATGGGCGAACCTCTTGATAATCTTGACAATCTTGCAAAAGCTATAGAGATATTTAAAGAAGAAGATGGACTCTGTATATCTGGAAAAAGACAGACAGTATCAACAAGTGGGCTTAGCAACAAGATAGACAAGCTAGGAGAAATGGACTTAGGCGTTCATATCGCTATATCTCTTCATGCTGTTGATGATGAGCTTAGAACTGAGCTTATTCCTATGAACAAAGCTCACAACATAGCATCTATCATAGAGGCAGTAAAAAGATTTCCTATCGATACAAGAAAAAGAGTTATGTTTGAGTATCTTGTTATCAAAGATAAGAATGATGACTTAACATCTGCAAAAAAACTTGTAAAGCTTCTAAGTGGTATCAAAGCCAAAGTAAACCTAATCTACTTCAATCCATATCCCGGTACACCTTATGAGAGACCTTCTAAAGAGAGCATGGTTGACTTTGCCGACTATCTCATCAAACATGGACTTCTTTGCACCATCAGAGACTCTAAAGGTATTGATATTAGCGCAGCTTGTGGGCAACTAAAAGAGAAGAATAAACTTTAA
- a CDS encoding purine-nucleoside phosphorylase → MIICAGNNETFDFALPMGVGLIETAMNLTRLCLFDKPEFLLFVGSAGSYGDKKIFDIVESKSAANIELAFLNSDAYTPLDNVVSTNTETNIKDIIVNSSNYVSTNEELTKKFLNFGVGIENMEFFSVLRVAQEFDIPAGGVFCITNYTNKNAHEDFLKNHARAKGLLNEHVKKRIKELTKK, encoded by the coding sequence ATGATAATCTGTGCAGGAAACAATGAAACCTTTGACTTTGCATTGCCTATGGGAGTGGGGCTTATTGAGACTGCTATGAATTTAACTAGGCTTTGTCTTTTTGATAAACCAGAGTTTTTGCTCTTTGTTGGAAGTGCTGGGAGTTATGGAGACAAGAAAATATTTGATATAGTTGAGTCTAAAAGTGCAGCTAACATCGAGTTAGCGTTTTTAAACTCTGATGCTTATACTCCGCTTGATAATGTTGTATCTACTAACACTGAAACAAATATAAAAGATATTATAGTCAACTCTTCTAACTATGTCTCAACTAACGAGGAACTAACGAAGAAATTTTTGAACTTTGGAGTTGGTATAGAAAATATGGAATTTTTTAGTGTTTTAAGGGTTGCCCAGGAGTTTGATATCCCAGCTGGTGGCGTCTTTTGTATAACTAACTACACTAACAAAAATGCTCACGAAGACTTCTTGAAAAATCATGCAAGGGCCAAAGGGCTTTTAAATGAGCATGTAAAAAAAAGAATTAAGGAACTAACAAAAAAATGA